The following nucleotide sequence is from Nitratidesulfovibrio termitidis HI1.
CATCATCGCCTCCTTGCGCGGACATCCGCATGCCCACGGTCTGTGCGAAACCTCACGAGCGTCGCCATCTTCCAGGCCTGTGCCGCGAGGTCGCCGGGTTCGATAACACCCTGGATCATTTGATGACCCCAGTCGTTGAGGGGACTATATCGAAAATCAGCATTTTAGCAATAGTAATTATTACCAATATTAGCCCACCACATTAATCAAACAACATACTGATATTAAAAAATAAAACTCCACATTGCCGCCAGCGCCTTGTTCCTTTTTTCCCACATCTGCGCGTCTGGGCGCAATAAAGAAGAGGCCGCAACGTTTCCGCTGCGGCCTCTTCGAAATATGGTGCCGAGGAAGGGACTCGAACCCTTACAGGATTTCTCCCACTACCCCCTCAAGATAGCGTGTCTACCAATTCCACCACCTCGGCACGGGGAACGACCGTATAGCGCTGGACAAGCCGGATTGGCAAGCACTTTCTGCCGTTTTTCCGCACCTTCGGTGCCGATGCGCGCCAAACCGGCGGCGCGGCACTGCCGCAGCCGTCCTCCCGCTGCCACGGGACGCGGCGAAGCGCTGCCCTCTCCCTTCCTCCTGCGTCTCCCCCCTGAGGCCCAGGGCTGTCCGGCCCCGGCATGCGACGTCGCGCGCCTCCCTCGCGCCCTCAGCGGCTTGCGGTGGTTGCGGGTTTGCATGTACTGTCGGGCCCTGCCTTCATCCGCCGCCGCAGCGGCCCTTTCCGGCAGCCCGCACGGGCCGCCATGCCGCGGCACGGCCTGCGTTGCCGCAGCCACCCCGAACCCACATGAACAATACCCGCGCATGAACATACCCAACTTTCACCCCGCCCCACAGGCCCGGAACAGTTTCGCCCCCGCCCAGACCGCGTCCACTCAGACCCCAGCCGGCGCAGCCCCCGGCCCCGGCAGCATCCTGTGCCTGGACATCGGCAGCGGCACCCAGGACGTGCTGCTGACCATGCCCGGCCTGAACCCGGAAAACTGGCCGCGTTTCGTGCTGCCCACGCCCGCCCGCCGGGTGGCCAGGCGCATCGCCGAGCTTACCGCCGAGGGCCGTCACATCTGGCTGCACGGCGAGAACATGGGCGGCGGGTTCTTCGGCTCTGTGAAGGCCCACGTGGCCGCCGGGCTGCGCATGGCCGCCCACCCGGAAGCCGCCCTGGCCCTGCACGACAACCCGGAGCGGGTGCGCGCCTTTGGCGTGGACATTGCCGATTCCTGCCCTGCCGGGTTCGCCCCGGTACGTCTGGCCGATTACGAACCCGGCTTCTGGCGCGCCCTTCTGGATACCTGCGGCCTGCCGCAGCCGCATCTGGTGGTGGCCGCCGCGCAGGATCACGGGCACCATCCGCAGGGGTCCAACACCGTGGGCCGCTTCGAGCTGTGGCGCGACTTTCTCAGCAACTCCGCCGACGGACAGTCCGGTGACGGCCAGGCAGGCGCCAACCCGGCCAGCCTGATCTACGACGTACCGCCCCCCCAGTTCACCCGCCTGGCCACCCTGCAGCGGGCCATCGGCGGCGGTCCCGTGGCCGATACCGGCGCAGCCGCCGTACTGGGCGCGCTGGCCCTGCCCGAAGTGCAGGCCCGCAGTGCCCGCGAAGGGGTGCTGGTGGTCAACGCGGGCAACAGCCACACCATCGCCTTTCTGGTGTTCCGCCAGCGGGTATGGGGCGTGTACGAGCACCACACCGGCATGCTGACCACCGAAAGCCTGCTGCACGACCTGAACGAATTCCGCCTGTGCTGGCTGCCCGACGAACAGGTGCGGGCCGCCGGGGGCCACGGCAGCGCTTTTGCCCCGGACATCCCGCCGGAGACGGAGGGCTTTCGCCCCGCCTTCGTGCTGGGGCCCCGCCGCGAAATGCTGCGCGGGCACGGCCAGTTCATTGCCCCGCACGGCGACATGATGCTGGCGGGCTGTCACGGGTTGCTGCACGGCCTGGAACTGCGCGGCGGCGCATAGCCCCCGCGCGACAAGCTTGCCCCACCCGCAACACGCGCATTCGCAGCGCCTGCCGGGCACACGGATTTCTCGGCCAACACGGCCCGCCACGCGGGCAACCATAAAGAGGGGTGCCATGGAATTCTTCGACATCGCCGAAACCTGGAGCCGCGAGGCCATCACCGCCGCCCAGATCGTCCGCCTGCGCAACACCGTGGAGCAGGCCATGAAGTCGCCCTTCTACGGCCAGCGGCTGAAGGAGGCGGGCGTTACTCCCGGCTCCATCCGGTCGCTGGACGATGTGCGGCGCATCCCGCTTACCAGCAAGGACGACCTGCGCGCCCAGTACCCCGGCGGCCTGATCTGCGTGCCCAAGTCGGAACTGGTGCGCATGCACGCCTCCAGCGGCACCACCGGCACCCCCACCGTGGTCTATCACACCCAGGCCGACCTCAATTCCTGGGCCGACCTGATGGCCCGCTGCATGCACATGGTGGGCATCCGCCGCGAGGACGTGTTCCAGAACATGGCCGGGTACGGCCTGTTCACCGGCGGCCTCGGCATCCACTACGGCGCAGAGCGCCTGGGCTGCCTGACCATCCCCGCCGGGGCGGGCAACACCCGTCGCCAGGTCAAGCTGGTGCGCGACTTCAAGACCACCGTGGCCCACATCATCCCCTCGTATGCGCTGTATCTGGGCGCCGCCCTGCGTGACGAGGGCGAAGACCCCGCCGCCCTGCCCCTGCGCATCGCCCTCATCGGCGCAGAACCCCACACCGAGGAAGCCCGCCGCCGCATCGAGGACATGCTGGGCCTGAAGGCCTACAACTCCTACGGCCTGTCCGAGATGAACGGGCCCGGCGTGGCCTTCGAGTGCGTGCACCAGAACGGCCTGCACGTATGGGAAGACGCCTACATCGCCGAAATCATCGACCCCGTCACCGGAGAAGCCGTGCCCGACGGCGAGGTGGGCGAACTGGTCATGACCACCCTGTGCCGCCAGGGCATGCCCGTGCTGCGCTACCGCACCCGCGACCTGACCCGGTTCCTGCCCGGCGAATGTCCCTGCGGCCGCGTGCACCGCAGGCTCGACCGCATCCTGGGCCGCGCTGACGACATGCTCATCGTCAAGGGCGTGAACATCTACCCCATGCAGGTGGAGCAGGTGCTCATGGGCTTTCCCGAAGTGGGCCAGAACTACCTCATCGTGCTGGAGCGCGACGACTTCCGCGACGTGCTGCGCGTGAAGGTGGAAATCCGCGACGAATACTTCGAGGAAGACATGCGCAAGCTGCACGGCCTGCGCGAACGCATTACCCGCCGCATCCACGACGAAATCCTGGTCACCCCCAAGGTGGACCTGGTCCAGCACAACAGCCTGCCCAAAAGCGAAGGCAAGGCCCAGCGCGTGCAGGACCTGCGCGAACGCCCCGCGTTGTAAGGCTACGATACTTCTGTTGAAAGCAATGCGGGGGAGGGGGGGAAACTTTTCCAAAAGTTTCCTCCCCTCCCCCGCACCCCCACCCCTCCTTCAAAACGTTTCAATTAGGGCGCATTGATAACGGCATGGCCTGCCGGTTGCCCCGATCCCATACCTTAACAACCAAATCACCATGGACTACATTCTCGCCACCCTGTGCATCATCGTGCTGTTCGGCATGATCGGCCTCAACGTGTTCGGGCTGCCGGGCAACTGGCTGGCCGTGGGCGTACTGGCGCTGTGGAAGCTGCTGGCTCCCGCCGCGCCGGGCATGGACACGTGGTTTTTCGTCACGGTCATCGGAGCGGCCGCCGTGGGCGAGGTGCTGGAATTCGGCGTGCAGCTGCTGGGCGGCAAGCGGTACGGCTCCACCGGTCGGGGCAACCTGGGTGGCATTCTGGGGGCCATCGCCGGGGCCATTCTGGGGGCACCCTTCCTGTTCGGCCTGGGCGCGCTGCCCGGCGCGCTGGCCGGGGCGTGGTTCGGCTGCTACCTTGCGGAACTGAGCCACGGTCGCCCGCGCGATGCGGCCCGGCAGGCCGCCTGGGGCGCGTTCGTCGGCAAGTTTCTGGGGCTGTCGCTCAAGTTCGCCGCCGGGGCCGTGGTTGCGGTCATGGGCTCGGGGCAGGTCTGGCCCGCGTAGCCCCCTTTGCTCAACGGGCCAAATATAAAGTTTGAAGAGGGGAATGGGGGTTTGGGGGAAAGGGGGATAAACTTTGCGGAAGCCGTTAGGCGAGCGCGAAGATCGACCCAAAGGGCGCGAAGCGTGGCCGTTGGCGAGCTTTCGAGCCGTACGGCCATCGTACGCAACGCGCGAGGCTTACGGATGGCGACCGCAACGCGCAAAGTTTCTCCCCTTTCCCCCAAATTCTCCCCTATCCTGTCTTTCCCAACCCAACCTTCTTCCCCAAACAAAAATGCTGCACAACCTGACGGTGGTACTGGTAAAGACCCGGTTTCCGGAAAACGTGGGCATGGTGGCCCGGGCGTGCGCCAACATGGGCGCGCGCGACATCGTGCTGGTGGACCCGGAACGCTGGAGCGAAGACGCAGGCGACCCGGCCAAGGCGGTGCCGCTGGCCACGCCCAAGGGGCAGGACATCCTGTCCGGGGTGCGCGTGGTGGCCACGCTGGCCGAGGCGGTGGCCGACTGCGCGGTGGTGTTCGGCACCACGGCGCGCACGGGCGGCTGGCGGCGCGAACTGCTTTCGCCGGAGCGCGCGGCGGCAGAGGCCTGCCCGGTGCTGGCCGGGGGCGACCGGGTAGCCGTGGTGTTCGGCCCGGAAGACCGGGGGCTGACCAATGACGAAATCGAACACTGCCACCGCCTGCTGACCATCCCCACTGCGCCGGAGGCCTCGTCGCTGAACCTGGCCCAGGCGGTGCTGGTGGTGCTGTACGAATGCCTGAAGGGCGCATCGGCGCATCCCTTCCGCCCCGGTCCGGCCCCGGATTCGCGCCTGGCCAACCATGCGGAACTGGAACTGCTGCACGACACCCTGCGCGACACCCTGCTGGCCATCGACTACCTGCGCGCCGACAATCCGGACTACTTCATGATGCCGGTCCGCCGCTTTCTGGGCCGCACCCGGTTGCGCCGCCACGAATTCGACCTGGTCATGGGCGTGTGCCGCCAGGTGAAGCGCATGGCCACCCTGGCCCACACGCACCTCGCCACGAAAGGCCCCGCCCTGGACGATACCGGCGCCACGAGCTGACCCTGCCGCCAAGGCACCCTTCCGGCGCTCTGCGCATTCCTCTTTTCAGACACGCCCCACATAACGGCCCGGCACCCCACCGGGCCGTTGTGCGTTGGTTCGATACCGTACATAGCCGCCCTACCCTGGCTCGCGGCACCGCATCACTGCGTGTTTACCCTTTAATTCAAGTATATTGAAAGCTCACTCAAATATCCACGTACGCAAAAATCGATTGACCTCTTGTGAAAAATGGTGCAACCCCCCATCGGAGAAGTGGGGCCTTACGTACCTATGGGGGACCGTCAACGGGAGGCGACGACAATGCGGCTAGACACACTCAGGATTACCACCAAGATGTATTCCGGAGTCATCGTGGTGGTGTTGTGCACCATCGTGTTTCTGTCCGGCCTGGTGGCCTGGCGCACCCAGGGCACGCTGGACAGGCTGGGGCACGACAATCTTGCCGGGTTCATGGACACCATGTGCGACGTGGCCGCCATGCAGGACCGCATTGGCGGCGAAGCCCTGCACAACAGCCTGGAAGCGCTGGCCACCTCGTTGCTGGGCCAGGGCGAACTGCACGTCAGCATGTCCAACGCCGCCACGCATACGGTGGCGGACCAGACCACCGGGGCCACATCCAGCGTAGCCGTGCCGGACTTCGAACTGAGCAGTGACGGCATGCCCCTGCCCTTCTCTCCCAACGCGCTGGTCGAGCGGCACAAGCGCACCGTGGGTTCGGACGCCACGCTGTTCTCGCTGCTGCCCGGCAAGTTGCTGCGCGTGGCCACCACCATCACCGATGCCCAGGGCAAGCGCGCCATCGACACCTACATTTCCGATTCCAGCCCGGTGTACAAGGCCATTGCCGCAGGCAACGACTACACGGGCCGGGCCACGGTGATGGGCAAGGCCTTCCGCACCCATTACCGCCCCATAAAGGACGCCTACGGCAAGATCGTCGGCGCGCTGTTCGTGGGCGAGCCCCTGCTTTCCGAATCCTTCCGCACCTTGTTCGGCCAGGCCAAGGTGGGTGGGCGCGGCTACACCTTCATTTTCACCCCGGACGGCACCCGCGTGCTGCACCCCACCCGCACCGGCACCAACATTCAGCAGGACGCCTACGGCAGGCAGATGATGGAAACCCGCAACGGGTTCCTGGAATGGGAATACCAGGGCCACAAGGTGGGCTACGTGCGCTATTTCGAGCCGTGGGACATGTATCTGGCCGTGGCCATGACCCGCGACGAGATGTTGCAGGGTGCGGATACCGACATGCTGCGCTGGACGGCGGGCGGCGGCGTGGCCGCGCTGGCGCTGGCGGTGCTGTTCGTGTGGCTGCTGGTGCGCGAACTGATGAAACCCATGGGGCAGCTGGCCGCCTATGCCCGCACCGTGGCGGCGGGCGATTTCTCGGCCACCATGCGCTACGCGGCGCGCGACGCCGTGGGCGACACCATTGCCGCCGTCAACGCCATGGTTGCGGAAATGAAGAACAAGCTCGGCTTCACCCAGGGCGTCCTGAACGGCATGACCATGCCCTTTGCCATCAGCGCGCCGGACGAGAAGGTGCTGTTCACCAATGACGCGCTGGTGCACCTGCTGGAGCGGCCCGGCACCCCCGGGGACTGGGAGGGCAAGCAGCTGGACCGCTTCGTGTACGGCCGCGACGTTGACGACATGGCCACCCGCCGCTGCCTGAAGAACGGCAGCGCCGAATGCAACCTGAGCGTGGACCTGACCACGGAGACCGGCAAGACAGTGCACGCCCAGGTGGACGTGGCCCCGCTGTACGACCTTGACGGCACGCTCATCGGGGCTTTCACCATTTACGCCGACGTCACCGACCTGCGCACCCAGCAGACCCGCACCGAGGCCCAGCACGCCGCCATCACCCGCGTGGCGGAACAGGCCGACGCCATAGCCCGCCAGGTGGCCACCGCCGCGGACGAACTGGCTACCCAGGTGCAGGACGCCAACGGCGGCGCCGACAGGCAGCGCGCCCGCGCCTCAGAGACGGCCACCGCCATGGAACAGATGAACGCCAGCATGCTGGAAGTGGCCCACAATGCCTCGCAGGCGGCGGCCAATGCCGAGGGCGCACGGGCCAAGGCCGACGAGGGCGAACACCTGGTGGCCGACGTGGTGCAGGCCATCACCGGGGTGCGCGATCTGGCCGTGGACCTGCGTTCCAACATGGAAGGGCTGGGTCGCCAGGCCGAGGACATCGGCCGGGTGATGCAGGTCATCGAGGACATCGCCGACCAGACAAACCTGCTGGCGCTGAACGCCGCCATCGAGGCGGCCCGCGCCGGTGACGCCGGGCGCGGATTTGCCGTGGTGGCCGACGAGGTACGCAAGCTGGCCGAAAAGACCATGGGCGCCACCCGCGAGGTGGGCCAGGCCATCGCCTCCATCCAGTCCGGCGCGCGCGACAACGTGCAGGCCACGGCTGCCGCAGTGGAGGCGGTGATGCGTTCCACCGAGCTCACCGAAAAATCCGGCGGTGCCCTGAAGGAAATCGTGGCCATGGTGGACCAGACCGCCGACCAGGTACGCTCCATCGCCACTGCGTCGGAAGAACAGTCCGCCGCCAGCGAACAGATCAGCCGGTCCACCGAAGAGGTGAACATGATCGCGCAGGACACCGCGCAGATCATGTCCCGCTCGGCCACGGCAGTGAACGATCTCGCCGGGCTGGCGGGCGACCTGCGCCGCCTGACCGCCGAAATGCGCGCCTGATCACGAAAGGGAGCAGGCTCGCGAACATGCCCCCGACGGGGGACATGCACGGGGAGCAGGCACAGGCATTGCCGATTCCAGCGCCGGAGCTTCAGGCCCCGGCGTTTTTTCCTGGCGACACCGTTTCGTCACGCAAGCATGCCATTTTGCCAAAAAACCAAATGGAGGCCGCCATGCATGCCGTCCGAGTCCTGTTCCTTTGCGTGCACAATTCCGCCCGCAGCCAGATGGCCGAAGCCTTTCTGCGCAAGCACGGGGGCGAGGCCTTTCTGGCGGAAAGCGCGGGGCTGGAACCCGGCCCCCTCAATCCGCTGGCCGTGCAGGCCATGCAGGAAGTGGGCATCGACATCTCGAACGCCACGGCCCGCTCGGTGTTCGAGCTGTTTCGCCAAGGCCGCATGTACGACCATGTGGTCACCGTGTGTGCAGAGGGTGAATCGCAGTGCCCCCTGTTTCCCGGCGCAGTACGCCGCCATCACTGGCCCTTTGACGACCCTGCCGCGCTCGTCGGTGATGAAGAGCAGCGCATGAAGGCCGCCCGCATCATACGCGACGCCATCGAAGCGCGGGTGAAGGAATTCGTGGCATCGCTGCCCCCCACGCCTCATTCCCAGGCCTGATTCCGTCCAGCCTTCACAACGTCGGGGCGCGCCCAACGACAGCCTGCCCCAGCCGTGGACGCTGGAACCGTGTACGCAACATGAAAGGGGGACGCCGCATGGCGCCCCCCTTTCCTGCTGTTTCCTTCCGCCACGCGGTGGGCGGAACGCGTTTTCTCTAAGCCTCGCCGTTGCTTCCGTTGGTGGCCGCACCGCCAATCTGGCCCAGCAGGCGCTCGCCCGCCGGGGTGTCCAGCATATCGCGCAGGGCGTGCACCACGTTCACGTCGTAGCTGTCGGTCTGGCTTTCCAGGGCGTCCAGCACCTTTTCCAGCGGCAGGGCCGGACGGTACGAACGGGGCCGCAGCATGGCGCAGAAGGCGTTGGACACGGCCAGGATGCGGGCGTGGGCGGATATCTGCTCGCCGGAAAGGCCCTCCGGATAGCCCTTGCCGTCCTGCCGTTCGTTCATCTGGATGATGGCGGGCAGTACCGGCAGATCGAATTCGATGGAGGACAGCACGTCGCGCGCGTATTCCACGTGGCGCTCCATCTCCTGCTTTTCCTGCGCCGTGAGCTTGCCGGGCTTGTTCAGGATGTCGCGCGGCACGAACATCTTGCCCACCTGCGAGAGGTTGGCCGCCGCTTCCACCGTGGCCACGTCGCGCTCGCCAAGGCCCATGGCCCGCGCGGTCAGGCTGGCCGCAATGCCCATCAGCCGCGAATGGCCCGCCAGATACGGGTCGGTCTGCTCGATGGCCCGCACCAGCGCGTCGATGGTCTGCTGCACCACCCGGCGGTTGCGTTCCTGCGCCTCGACCAGTTCGGTGATGTCGTGGAACACCGAAACCACGCCGCGCACCTGCCTGCCGTCGGGGCCGAACAGCGGGGCCTTGACGATCTGGAAGTGCCGCTTGCGCGATTGCAGGTACACCACCTCGTTCACCGTGGCCGGGTCGCCGCCCATGAGCACCTGGGCGTCGGGCGCGGTGATGCGCCGCGCGGTGTCGAAGCCGAACACCGCCTGCATGTCCATGCCCAGCAGTTCTTCGAGGCTGCGCCCCACGGCACGGGCAAAGGCCCGGTTGACGTACTGGAACACGCTCTGGTCGTCGGTAAGCGAGACGGGGTGCGTCATGGCCGAGTTGATGCCGTCGAGAAGCTGCTTCTGGTCGTCGATGACCTCAAACAGCGCCTTGAAGTCACGGGCGATCTCCCGCTGCTCGCGCCCCACCAGCCACCACCACAGCGAGGCCAGCATGACCACCAGCAACAGGGTGCACAGCACGGCCAGCCCCACCACGGTGCGCTCGCGCTCGGCCAGGCGGGCCAGTGCGAGATCGGCGGGAATTTCCTCCACGGTCCACCATTCGAGGTTGGGCACCTTGCGCCCGGTGGAGTACACTTGGGTGCCGCTGTCCACGGATGCGCGCCGCATGAAGGGCAGGTCGCCGGTTTCGGCAAAGGCGGGCGCGGGCACGTTCTTCAGCCCTTCCTGGGCCGAAGGGGCGATTTCCTCGAAACCGTGCGGAGTGCGCTGCACCAGACGCGACACCTGCCCCTTCTCCACCAGCGGCGAGGCAGCCAGAAACTCGCCCACCTTGCCGGAGATGATCTTGGACAGCATCAGCACCGCCACGGGCCGCGCGCCGGTGGCCGCCTCGAACTGGGGCGGCAGGATGGGCATGAACAGGTCCAGCACCAGCCCGGTCTGGGTGGAGCGGGCGTGCGAGAAGAGCATCCTGCCCGTTTCCAGCACGGTGCGGATGGCGGCCTGCTGGTCTTCGTTCAACGGCACGGGGGTGGCGTCGGTGGAAATGTAGGTCTGGGCGCGGGTGTTCACGATACGCCCGGACACGAAGTCGGAATAGGTCACGAACTCGCGCAACAGATTGCGCATCAGCGGCAGTTGCGCGGCCAGTTGCGAGATGTCGTCATCACCCTGGGGGGCGTCCGGCTTGCCGCCGCTCTTGCCGGGCTGGGTGCTGCCCGCGTCCTGACCTGGCCCCTGACCTGGCCCCTGACCTGGCCCCTGACCTGGCCCCTGACCTGGCTTATTCAGCAGCAGGCCCACGTCGCCTTCCAGCTGATTCACTTCCGAAGCGAACAGCCGGAACAGGTCGGCATTGATCAGCCGTGCGCCCTGTTCGGTCATGGAATCCAGCCACAAGGTCACGGATTCCACGCGGGCCAGCGTGAGCACGGACTGGCGCTGGGCAATGTCCGCCTCCAGCTTGTGCCGTGCGTCGGAGATGTTCCAGTAGGCGCCCACCGTGGCGGCTGCCACGGTAACCCCAAGCACCACGATGCCGAACCACAGAAGCCGCGAGCGGCCGGCTGGTCTGTCGCGGTCCGGCGTGCCTGTCGATGCGCTGTTCTCTGCCATGGGTCCTCCGCGGTCTAGAGCGAATTTTCAATCGGGGCGGGCGACGCATTTCGCGCCACCTGGGATTTTCGACAGACGTTTTCAATGCTGAAGCACTCCAGGGAGTGTTTCCAAAATACGGCGAAAGGACAATTCGGGACTGCCCTACTGCATTCTTCGGGTGCCCGGGCCACCTCTGGTCGGAATATGCGCCCACCGGTATTGTTCGTTTATGGAGTACTGCGGCACGTAGTGCCCGTAACGCTTGTGCGACAGCACCACGTTGGACAGGTTGTCCAGCACGTAGGCGTCGCCACCCGTGTATACCACCAGAATGGCATGGGCCAACCGGCGGATGGAATCCAGCAGAATGACGATGCGCATGTCCGAAGCGGGCACGCCAAGCTGCTTCAGGGCGAAATACTTGGTTATGGCGTAGTCTTCGCAGTCACCCGACTTGCGCAGGAACTCGATGGGCGCCGCCCAGTAGTCCACCACGCCCCATACTTCGCTGTCCAGCCGGTAGGGCCACTGGTTGAACAGGGAATTCACGTTGCGCAGCTTGTCCATGGTGGACAGGTCACGCCATTCGGCCTTCAGGGCGCCCCACAGGGCGTTGCGCCCGCCCAGTGCCCGTTCCGGAATCAGCCCCGGCGTCTTGCGGTCCACGTTCAGCACCCGGTCCCACTTGGGCAGATTCTTCAGCGGCCCCCGGAATTCTATGGTGTTGAACAGCCGGATGCCGCGCGACGCCGACGATGTGCCCTGCCGGGGTTCGGCGGCCTGGGCGGATTCTGCCGCCTGTCCGGCCTGTCCGGCCTGTCCCGCCTGTCCCGCCTGTCTCGCCTGCCCGGCCTGTCTGGCTTGTCTGGCCTGTTCCGCCTGGGCCACCAGGGGCGCATCGGGCAGACCCACCGGAGCCGTTTCCGCAGTCTCCGTGTCCGCCGTTTCCGCCGTTTCCGCCGTGTCCGCCGTGTCCACAGCCACCGGGGGCGTTCCCTTTCCGTCGGCGGCATCGGCTCCGTCCACCTTCGGGGTTAGCGGAAGCTCGTCGGGCCTGTCCCCCACTTCGGCCACATCCGCCACATCGGCCACATCCGCCACATCGGGCCTGTCGGGCCTGTCGGGCGTATCGGCAACAATGCGCGTTGCCTGTACGGCCGTGTCCGCACGGGCTCCGTCCCGTGCCGGTTCGACGGCATCCCGGGTGGCCTCTGTCACCGCACCGCGCACCTCACGAGTGGCGGGCACCTCGGGAGTAACGGGCGCACCGGCGCGTGCGGCGGTATCCTCATTCTTCGCCTGCATCGGTGCGGCCTTGGGGGATGCGCCCCCCGCCATGGCCGCGTCGGGCTGTGCTGCGCCCCACGGTCCAACGCCCGCCGCCAGGCTCAAAAAACAGACGACAAGCAGGGCAAGCACCGGCAACGTCCGCAGGCGGCGTCCCAAAAGGAACCATGCCGGGCCATCTGCGCCGGGCTTGCAGGGGACGCGGGGCCTGCGGCGCGCGCACGCCCCCCCGGCCCCGCCCGCCGCAACCGGCGGACCGGGATGATGCGGCGCGTTGCCCGCGCCGTTTCCCTCATCCCTGGCCCATTGCCGCATCAACGCTCCCGCAGGGCATTCTGCTGCGCCTTCAGGATGGGCTTC
It contains:
- a CDS encoding transglutaminase-like cysteine peptidase, whose amino-acid sequence is MQAKNEDTAARAGAPVTPEVPATREVRGAVTEATRDAVEPARDGARADTAVQATRIVADTPDRPDRPDVADVADVADVAEVGDRPDELPLTPKVDGADAADGKGTPPVAVDTADTAETAETADTETAETAPVGLPDAPLVAQAEQARQARQAGQARQAGQAGQAGQAGQAAESAQAAEPRQGTSSASRGIRLFNTIEFRGPLKNLPKWDRVLNVDRKTPGLIPERALGGRNALWGALKAEWRDLSTMDKLRNVNSLFNQWPYRLDSEVWGVVDYWAAPIEFLRKSGDCEDYAITKYFALKQLGVPASDMRIVILLDSIRRLAHAILVVYTGGDAYVLDNLSNVVLSHKRYGHYVPQYSINEQYRWAHIPTRGGPGTRRMQ